One part of the Silene latifolia isolate original U9 population unplaced genomic scaffold, ASM4854445v1 scaffold_112, whole genome shotgun sequence genome encodes these proteins:
- the LOC141637433 gene encoding uncharacterized protein LOC141637433, with translation MRRFLPRDYEQDNYLKLQSLEQGSMSVTEYIKEFEKMSIVCDLEEKEELRVARFIKGLTPAISTKVEIQNYDGFSDVCRLALKFEKHDKARKPYTYSKGQNSGTNSYSGQLLARLKKPERRTQGQRKGFVTREDETVQENVETDGEGIVYDLDPLSEEECLVCVIYIWKRVGENEQREQIFHTRCKVNRKICNLIIDSGSCANVVARDLVDELKLQTKDRVKPYKLHWLNGENGIQVKKQALVSLSLGPYTDEVWCDIIPMNACHILLGRPWQFDRKVEHDGRANVYSVMKGNVRYNLKPMSPNKIRESKTKKGSMFMEAREVEEALARGERTYVLLVRELGKDEESHKRHLRAVFEVLRDQKLYGKLEKCTFMVSSVVFLGYIVGKDGGFSSIVAPIIELTKKGEFVWTNSAQKAFEEVKRKLCSGPVIALPDFNKLFEVECDASGVGIGAMLIQEKRPIAYFSEKLNGARLNYSTYDKEFYAITGSSNIVADALSRRHSLLIELDARILGFEHIKELYKSDPEFSKEIIDPTDRDVKFLSYFGKTLWRLMGTKLLFKTSHHPQTDGRTEVTNRTLESLLRGLVSKSTKDWDIKLAHAEFTYNRTPSMTTGRAPFEIVYGVNPYLPIDLVPIPKKDVLSFEAKERQAAFLRVCEQVRAQIEKANAKYKEKANKHRKQPVFKEGDLVWLHLRKERFPSKRKNKLMSRADGPFKILECYGSNAYKLELPSEYGGVENAKN, from the exons ATGAGGCGATTCCTGCCAAGGGATTATGAGCAAGATAACTACTTAAAGCTCCAATCTTTAGAGCAAGGAAGCATGTCGGTGACTGAATATATCAAGGAATTTGAGAAGATGTCAATTGTGTGCGATCTTGAGGAGAAAGAAGAGCTAAGGGTGGCGAGATTCATCAAGGGCCTAACACCCGCTATTTCAACGAAGGTAGAAATCCAGAATTACGATGGATTTAGCGATGTTTGCAGATTGGCGTTGAAATTTGAGAAGCATGATAAGGCACGAAAACCTTATACTTATTCCAAGGGACAAAATTCGGGAACCAACTCATATTCCGGCCAGCTCCTAGCAAGGCTAAAGAAACCCGAAAGAAGAACCCAAGGACAAAGGAAAGG ATTTGTCACGCGAGAAGATGAAACAGTTCAAGAGAATGTTGAAACCGATGGTGAAGGGATAGTCTAcgatttggatccgttgagtgaAGAGGAGTGTTTAGTTTGCGTAATTTACATATGGAAACGGGTTGGTGAGAATGAACAACGGGAGCAAATCTTCCATACTCGGTGCAAGGTAAAccgtaaaatttgcaatcttattATTGATAGTGGATCGTGTGCTAATGTAGTAGCAAGGGACCTTGTTGATGAACTGAAATTGCAAACTAAAGACCGAGTTAAACCATATAAATTACATTGGCTGAATGGGGAGAATGGGATCCAAGTTAAGAAACAGGCCTTAGTTTCGTTGAGTCTAGGACCCTatactgatgaggtgtggtgcgatATAATTCCTATGAATGCATGCCACATTCTGTTGGGTAGGCCTTGGCAATTCGATAGAAAGGTTGAACATGACGGGAGAGCCAATGTGTATAGCGTGATGAAGGGTAATGTGAGATATAATCTGAAACCTATGTCACCTAATAAGATTAGAGAGTCTAAAACAAAGAAGGGGAGTATGTTTATGGAGGCTCGGGAGGTTGAAGAGGCTTTAGCTCGTGGAGAACGAACTTATGTTCTGCTGGTTCGTGAATTGGG CAAAGATGAAGAGTCGCACAAACGACATTTGCGAGCTGTGTTTGAAGTTTTGCGAGATCAGAAGCTTTATGGTAAGTTGGAAAAATGTACTTTTATGGTCTCAAGTGTTGTCTTTCTTGGTTATATTGTGGGAAAAGACGGA GGTTTTAGCTCGATTGTGGCTCCAATTATAGAGCTAACCAAGAAGGGAGAGTTCGTGTGGACTAACAGCGCCCAAAAGGCGTTTGAAGAAGTGAAACGCAAACTATGCTCCGGACCTGTTATAGCACTACCtgattttaataaattgtttgaagtcgagtgtgatgcaAGTGGTGTTGGGATTGGTGCCATGTTAATACAAGAAAAGAGGCCTATTGCATATTTCAGCGAGAAATTAAACGGTGCAAGGTTGAACTATTCAACCTATGACAAGGAGTTTTATGCAATC acGGGAAGTTCTAATATCGTGGCTGATGCATTATCACGAAGGCATTCATTGTTGATTGAGTTGGATGCAAGGATTCTTGGTTTCGAACATATCAAGGAACTGTACAAGTCTGATCCGGAATTTTCAAAGGAAATCATTGATCCGACAG ATCGAGATGTGAAGTTTCTTAGTTACTTCGGGAAAACGTTATGGCGTTTGATGGGAACTAAGCTTCTTTTCAAGACATCACACCATCCACAAACGGATGGTCGGACCGAGGTAACCAACCGTACTCTAGAGAGTCTATTGCGAGGATTGGTTAGTAAAAGCACAAAGGATTGGGATATCAAATTGGCGCATGCTGAATTCACTTATAATCGTACACCATCAATGACGACAGGACGAGCTCCATTCGAGATTGTCTATGGCGTGAATCCATACCTGCCAATCGATTTAGTGCccattccaaagaaagatgtgttAAGTTTTGAAGCCAAAGAAAGACAAGCTGCATTTCTCCGAGTATGTGAACAAGTTCGAGCTCAaattgagaaggcaaatgctaaATACAAAGAGAAGGCTAATAAACATCGAAAGCAGCCTGTTTTCAAGGAAGGTGATCTTGTGTGGTTACATTTGAGAAAGGAACGATTTCCGTCCAAAAGGAAGAATAAGTTGATGTCGCGAGCAGATGGTCCATTCAAGATCCTCGAATGTTATGGTTCTAACGCATACAAGCTGGAGTTGCCGAGTGAATATGGTGGG gttgaaaatgcaaaaaactaA